A region of Rhizobium indicum DNA encodes the following proteins:
- the hutH gene encoding histidine ammonia-lyase, whose amino-acid sequence MTITLHPGSVSLKDLETIYWTGVPARLDPTFDAGIAKAAARIAEIAAGNAPVYGINTGFGKLASIKIDSADVTTLQRNLILSHCCGVGAPLPENIVRLIMALKLVSLGRGASGVRLELVRLIEGMLEKGVIPLIPEKGSVGASGDLAPLAHMAAVMMGGAEAFFAGQRLSGAKALEKAGLRPVVLAAKEGLALINGTQTSTALALAGLFRAHRAAQAALITGAMSTDAAMGSSAPFHPDIHTLRGHKGQIDTASALRALLENSIIRQSHIEGDERVQDPYCIRCQPQVDGACLDLLRSVARTLEIEANAVTDNPLVLSDNSVVSGGNFHAEPVAFAADQIALAVCEIGAISQRRIALLVDPTLSYGLPAFLAKKPGLNSGLMIAEVTSAALMSENKQMSHPASVDSTPTSANQEDHVSMACHGARRLLGMTENLFGIIGIEALTAAQGVELRAPLSTSPELSKAITAIRTKVSSLDVDRYMANDLAAAAELVATGALNASVSNGILPVLEG is encoded by the coding sequence ATGACCATCACGCTCCACCCGGGCTCCGTCTCGCTCAAGGATCTCGAAACCATCTACTGGACCGGTGTGCCGGCAAGGCTCGATCCCACCTTCGATGCGGGGATCGCCAAGGCCGCTGCCCGCATCGCCGAGATCGCCGCCGGCAATGCGCCGGTCTACGGCATCAATACCGGCTTCGGCAAACTCGCCTCGATCAAGATCGACAGCGCCGATGTGACCACCTTGCAGCGCAATCTCATCCTGTCGCATTGCTGCGGCGTCGGCGCGCCGCTGCCTGAGAATATCGTGCGGCTGATCATGGCGCTGAAGCTGGTCTCGCTCGGGCGCGGCGCCTCCGGCGTGCGGCTGGAGCTGGTGCGGCTGATCGAAGGCATGCTGGAAAAGGGCGTCATTCCGCTGATCCCGGAAAAGGGCTCGGTCGGCGCCTCCGGCGATCTTGCGCCCCTTGCCCATATGGCGGCGGTGATGATGGGCGGGGCCGAAGCCTTCTTCGCCGGCCAACGCCTCTCAGGCGCCAAAGCCCTCGAAAAAGCTGGCCTCAGACCGGTGGTGCTCGCCGCCAAGGAGGGCCTAGCGCTGATCAACGGCACCCAGACCTCGACGGCGCTGGCGCTCGCCGGCCTCTTCCGCGCCCATCGTGCCGCGCAGGCCGCCCTGATCACCGGCGCGATGTCCACCGACGCCGCCATGGGCTCTTCGGCGCCGTTCCATCCGGATATTCACACATTGCGTGGCCACAAGGGCCAGATCGACACGGCATCAGCCCTTCGCGCGCTGCTCGAAAACTCCATCATTCGCCAGAGCCACATCGAGGGCGACGAGCGTGTGCAGGATCCCTATTGCATCCGCTGCCAGCCGCAGGTCGACGGCGCCTGTCTCGATCTGCTGCGCTCGGTCGCCCGCACCCTTGAAATCGAGGCCAACGCGGTCACCGACAATCCGCTGGTGCTCTCGGACAATTCCGTCGTTTCCGGCGGCAATTTCCACGCCGAACCCGTCGCCTTCGCTGCTGACCAGATCGCGTTGGCCGTCTGCGAGATCGGCGCGATTTCGCAACGCCGCATCGCGCTGCTGGTCGATCCGACCCTCTCCTACGGCCTGCCGGCCTTCCTCGCCAAGAAGCCAGGCTTGAATTCCGGCCTGATGATCGCCGAGGTCACCTCTGCGGCGCTGATGTCCGAGAACAAACAGATGTCGCACCCGGCCTCGGTCGATTCGACGCCGACATCGGCCAACCAGGAAGACCATGTCTCCATGGCCTGCCACGGCGCCCGCCGGCTCCTCGGCATGACCGAGAACCTGTTCGGCATCATCGGCATCGAGGCGCTGACCGCCGCCCAAGGCGTCGAACTGCGCGCACCGCTGTCGACGAGCCCGGAACTGAGCAAGGCGATCACCGCGATCCGCACCAAGGTTTCGAGCCTCGACGTCGATCGCTACATGGCAAACGACCTCGCCGCCGCCGCCGAACTGGTGGCAACGGGCGCCCTGAACGCCTCGGTTTCGAATGGTATTCTGCCGGTTCTGGAGGGTTGA
- the hutI gene encoding imidazolonepropionase has translation MTGNNFSEEAPSADTRPALWRNARLATLAPAKEGLGIVEKGAVLIENGRIAFAGAESELPASAIEHSDIVDLEGRWVTPGLVDCHTHIVHGGNRAREFEMRLAGATYEEVARAGGGIVSSVKATNALSVEELVAQALPRLDTLLAEGVTTIEIKSGYGLNRTGEVKMLQSARLLGHIRPVRVATSYLGAHATPVEYKGRNGDYLDDVVLPGLDDMHGLGLADAVDGFCEGIAFSTAEIARVFDKAKALGLPVKLHAEQLSNLGGARLAASYGALSADHLEYLDDDGVAAMAAAGTVAVLLPGAFYAIHEKQKPPVEALRRAGVPIAIATDCNPGTSPLTSMLLTMNMSATLFGLTVEECIAGATRDGARALGLLDKTGTLEPGKSADLAVWNIENLAELVYRIGFNPLHARVFKGERNGR, from the coding sequence ATGACCGGGAACAATTTTTCAGAGGAAGCCCCATCTGCCGACACCCGCCCGGCGCTGTGGCGCAATGCGCGGCTGGCCACGCTGGCGCCTGCTAAAGAAGGGCTCGGCATCGTCGAAAAAGGCGCCGTGCTGATCGAAAACGGCCGCATCGCCTTTGCCGGCGCCGAAAGCGAGCTGCCGGCATCGGCCATCGAACATTCCGACATCGTCGATCTCGAAGGCCGCTGGGTAACGCCCGGTCTCGTCGACTGCCACACCCATATCGTTCACGGCGGCAACCGCGCCCGCGAGTTCGAAATGCGCCTTGCAGGCGCGACCTATGAGGAGGTCGCCCGCGCCGGCGGCGGCATCGTTTCCTCGGTGAAGGCGACCAATGCGCTGTCGGTCGAGGAGCTTGTCGCCCAGGCCCTGCCGCGGCTCGACACGCTGCTTGCCGAAGGCGTCACCACGATCGAGATCAAATCCGGCTACGGGCTGAACCGGACCGGTGAAGTGAAGATGCTGCAGAGCGCCCGCCTGCTCGGCCATATCAGACCGGTGCGCGTCGCCACCAGCTATCTCGGCGCCCATGCGACGCCTGTGGAATATAAGGGTCGCAACGGCGATTATCTCGATGATGTCGTCCTGCCCGGTCTCGACGACATGCACGGCCTCGGTCTTGCCGATGCCGTCGACGGCTTCTGCGAGGGCATCGCTTTTTCGACCGCCGAGATCGCCCGCGTCTTCGACAAGGCCAAAGCGCTCGGCCTGCCGGTCAAGCTGCATGCTGAGCAGCTCTCCAATCTCGGCGGCGCCAGGCTCGCCGCATCCTATGGCGCGCTTTCAGCCGATCACCTCGAATATCTCGACGATGATGGCGTTGCGGCGATGGCCGCAGCCGGCACCGTCGCCGTGCTCCTGCCCGGCGCCTTCTACGCCATCCATGAAAAGCAGAAGCCGCCGGTAGAGGCGCTGCGGCGGGCAGGCGTGCCGATCGCAATCGCCACCGATTGCAATCCCGGCACCTCGCCGCTCACCTCGATGTTGCTCACCATGAACATGTCGGCGACGCTTTTCGGCCTCACCGTCGAGGAATGCATCGCCGGCGCCACCCGCGATGGCGCCCGCGCGCTCGGCCTGCTCGACAAGACGGGAACGCTCGAACCCGGCAAATCCGCCGATCTCGCCGTCTGGAATATCGAAAACCTCGCCGAGCTCGTTTACCGCATCGGCTTCAACCCGCTTCACGCACGCGTCTTCAAGGGCGAAAGGAACGGCCGATGA
- a CDS encoding formimidoylglutamate deiminase, translating to MTTLHADTALTPQGWQKDVRLTLEAGRIARVEIGTAPEPGDERHALLVPAMANLHSHAFQRAMAGLAEVRGPANDSFWSWRTVMYKFALAMTPEHVEAVAAKLYTEMLEAGFSRVGEFHYLHHDRDGGTYANIAELAERIGAASEEAGIGLTLLPVFYAHSGFGGAAPIDGQRRFINSLESFERLMEGCRAVTGRLAGAELGLAPHSLRAATPDELTRLVPMAGDGPIHIHVAEQVKEVEDCIAWSGARPVQWLLDHAPVNERWCLIHATHMTEDETRRMAKSGAIAGLCPITEANLGDGAFAAPLFLEEGGRYGIGSDSNVLISVPEELRQLEYSQRLALRARNVVAAPGGSTALSLFTHALAGGAALKAPAGLVEGHHADIVSLDATAVPYLTGDQILDHWLFAGGVAVDCVWAHGGKQVEGGRHLKRDAIDRRFLAAMGELLAA from the coding sequence ATGACCACACTTCACGCAGACACGGCGCTGACGCCGCAGGGCTGGCAGAAGGACGTGCGGCTGACGCTCGAGGCCGGGCGCATCGCGCGGGTCGAAATCGGCACTGCTCCCGAGCCCGGCGACGAACGCCACGCTCTCCTCGTTCCCGCCATGGCGAACCTGCACAGCCATGCCTTCCAGCGGGCGATGGCCGGCCTTGCCGAAGTGCGCGGCCCGGCCAATGACAGCTTCTGGAGCTGGCGCACTGTCATGTACAAGTTTGCCCTGGCGATGACGCCGGAGCATGTCGAAGCGGTCGCGGCCAAGCTTTATACAGAGATGCTGGAGGCCGGTTTTTCCCGCGTCGGCGAGTTCCACTATCTCCACCACGACAGGGATGGCGGCACTTACGCCAATATCGCCGAGCTTGCCGAACGCATCGGTGCGGCAAGCGAAGAGGCCGGTATCGGCCTGACGCTGCTGCCGGTCTTCTATGCCCATTCCGGCTTCGGCGGAGCTGCCCCGATCGACGGCCAGCGGCGTTTCATCAATTCGCTCGAAAGCTTCGAAAGGCTGATGGAGGGATGCCGAGCGGTAACCGGCCGGCTCGCCGGCGCCGAGCTTGGGCTTGCACCGCACAGCCTGCGCGCCGCAACGCCGGACGAGCTCACAAGGCTGGTGCCGATGGCGGGCGACGGCCCCATCCATATCCATGTCGCCGAGCAGGTGAAGGAGGTCGAGGACTGCATCGCCTGGTCCGGCGCGCGGCCGGTGCAATGGCTGCTCGATCATGCGCCGGTCAATGAGCGCTGGTGCCTGATCCATGCGACGCACATGACCGAGGACGAAACGCGGCGGATGGCGAAAAGCGGCGCTATCGCCGGCCTCTGCCCGATCACCGAAGCCAATCTCGGCGACGGCGCCTTTGCTGCGCCGCTCTTTCTCGAAGAGGGCGGGCGCTACGGCATCGGTTCTGATTCCAACGTGCTGATCTCCGTGCCGGAGGAATTGCGTCAGCTCGAATATTCTCAGCGCCTGGCGCTTCGCGCCCGCAACGTCGTCGCAGCACCCGGCGGTTCGACGGCGCTTTCGCTGTTCACACATGCACTTGCCGGCGGCGCCGCGCTGAAAGCGCCCGCAGGTCTCGTTGAGGGGCATCATGCCGATATCGTATCGCTCGATGCCACGGCCGTTCCTTATCTCACAGGCGACCAGATCCTCGACCATTGGCTGTTTGCCGGCGGCGTCGCCGTCGATTGCGTCTGGGCGCATGGCGGCAAGCAAGTGGAGGGCGGTCGCCATCTCAAGCGTGACGCCATCGACCGGCGATTCCTCGCTGCGATGGGGGAATTGCTTGCTGCCTGA
- the hutC gene encoding histidine utilization repressor — translation MDQSRDPTLHQRILSDIEGHIVSGVWPPGYRIPFEVDLATQYDCSRMTVNKVLTQLAKAGLIERRKKSGSFVTQPQAQSAILEIHDIKAEVQSLNLPYSYAVSKKVSRKAKADDSRRLELPVASSVVEIVCVHNAGMRPFCLEERLISLATVPEAADADFLTMAPGPWLLNQVPWSTAEHRIHAVSASAELAAALDIPRNTACLVVERRTWSNAGPVTHVRFTYPGDRHALVARFTPAS, via the coding sequence ATGGACCAAAGCAGGGATCCGACCTTGCATCAGCGCATCCTGAGCGACATCGAGGGCCATATCGTCTCGGGCGTATGGCCGCCGGGGTACCGCATTCCCTTCGAGGTCGATCTCGCCACGCAGTATGACTGCTCGCGCATGACGGTGAACAAGGTGCTGACCCAGCTCGCCAAGGCCGGCCTCATCGAGCGCCGCAAGAAGTCCGGCAGTTTCGTCACCCAGCCGCAGGCGCAATCGGCCATTCTCGAAATCCACGACATCAAGGCCGAGGTGCAGTCGCTGAACCTGCCCTATTCCTATGCGGTTTCGAAGAAGGTGAGCCGCAAAGCCAAGGCGGACGACAGCCGAAGGCTGGAACTGCCGGTCGCCTCCTCGGTTGTCGAAATCGTCTGCGTCCACAATGCCGGCATGCGGCCCTTCTGCCTGGAGGAGCGGCTGATCAGTCTTGCGACCGTACCGGAAGCCGCCGATGCCGATTTCCTGACGATGGCGCCGGGTCCGTGGCTGCTCAACCAGGTGCCGTGGAGCACGGCCGAACACCGGATCCATGCCGTCTCAGCTAGTGCCGAGCTGGCCGCGGCTCTCGATATACCACGCAATACCGCCTGCCTCGTGGTCGAACGCCGCACCTGGAGCAATGCCGGCCCAGTGACGCATGTGCGCTTCACCTATCCGGGCGATCGTCACGCGCTGGTGGCGCGTTTCACGCCGGCATCCTAA
- the hutC gene encoding histidine utilization repressor, whose amino-acid sequence MKRPGEMKRELAENDSTPLYAGVKQVILDRIQSGEWPPKYRVPSENELVVELGVSKMTANRALRELANEGELIRIQGVGSFVAERKGYSALFEVRNIAEEIAERGHVHEAAVVVLAQETASPEVADALELPIGAAVFHSLIVHSENGVPVQIEDRFVHPEAAPEYLAQDFSTLTPNAYLTAAAPLSGSEHVVEAAMPQAWECKLLTIMKTEPCLTIRRRTWSAKQVVSTARLVYPGHRYRLEARSGKMFEE is encoded by the coding sequence ATGAAACGTCCCGGCGAGATGAAGCGCGAACTGGCAGAAAATGACAGCACCCCGCTCTATGCCGGCGTCAAGCAGGTGATCCTCGACCGTATCCAGAGCGGCGAGTGGCCGCCGAAATATCGCGTGCCCTCGGAAAACGAGCTGGTCGTCGAACTCGGCGTCAGCAAGATGACCGCCAACCGAGCACTGCGCGAACTTGCCAATGAGGGCGAACTCATCCGCATCCAGGGCGTCGGCTCCTTCGTTGCCGAGCGCAAGGGCTATTCGGCGCTGTTCGAAGTGCGCAACATCGCCGAGGAAATCGCCGAACGCGGCCATGTCCATGAGGCCGCCGTCGTCGTTCTCGCCCAGGAAACCGCCTCTCCCGAGGTTGCCGACGCGCTCGAATTGCCGATCGGCGCTGCGGTTTTCCACTCGCTGATCGTCCACAGCGAAAACGGCGTTCCGGTGCAGATCGAGGACCGCTTCGTCCATCCGGAAGCCGCCCCAGAATATCTCGCTCAGGATTTTTCGACGCTGACACCGAACGCCTATCTGACGGCCGCAGCCCCGCTCAGCGGCTCCGAGCACGTCGTCGAGGCGGCAATGCCGCAGGCCTGGGAATGCAAGCTGCTGACCATCATGAAGACCGAGCCGTGCCTGACGATCCGCCGGCGCACATGGTCGGCAAAGCAGGTGGTCTCAACCGCCCGCCTCGTCTATCCCGGCCACCGCTACCGGCTCGAAGCGCGCAGCGGCAAGATGTTCGAGGAATGA
- a CDS encoding transporter substrate-binding domain-containing protein, which yields MKFSAILLCGVAAFSAFAAPAFSKDWTKATITLEGAYAPWNLTNADGTLGGFEPELAKVLCERAKIECTLVASDWDGMIPALNAGKFDVIMDALSITEERKKIIDFTIPYAATPAAFAAAKDSPLANAAGTGATIKMTPGQTGVKEIDALKEVFKGKTIGIQAATVYAKFVYDNFGDIAEIREYKTGADRDLDLQNGRIDLGFDDAVYFANAFKAANDTLAFTGPEIAGSIWGEGEGLGLRKADTDLRDKFNEAIKSTLADGTVKTLSMKWFKMDVSPQQ from the coding sequence ATGAAATTCAGCGCAATCCTGCTTTGCGGTGTGGCGGCTTTTTCCGCCTTCGCCGCGCCTGCCTTTTCCAAGGACTGGACGAAGGCGACTATTACGCTCGAAGGCGCCTATGCGCCCTGGAACCTCACCAATGCCGACGGCACGCTCGGCGGCTTCGAGCCGGAACTCGCCAAGGTGCTGTGCGAGCGCGCCAAGATCGAGTGCACGCTGGTTGCCTCCGATTGGGACGGCATGATCCCGGCGCTCAACGCCGGCAAGTTCGACGTTATCATGGATGCGCTATCGATTACCGAAGAGCGCAAGAAGATCATCGACTTCACCATTCCCTATGCCGCCACGCCCGCCGCCTTCGCCGCCGCTAAGGACAGCCCGCTGGCGAACGCCGCCGGCACCGGCGCCACGATCAAGATGACGCCCGGCCAGACCGGCGTGAAGGAGATCGACGCGCTGAAGGAAGTCTTCAAGGGCAAGACGATCGGCATCCAGGCGGCCACCGTCTACGCCAAGTTCGTCTATGACAATTTCGGCGACATCGCCGAGATCCGCGAATACAAGACCGGCGCCGATCGCGACCTCGACCTGCAGAACGGCCGTATCGACCTCGGCTTCGATGACGCCGTCTATTTCGCCAACGCGTTCAAGGCCGCCAACGACACGCTCGCCTTCACCGGCCCGGAGATCGCCGGCTCGATCTGGGGCGAGGGTGAAGGTCTCGGCCTGCGCAAGGCCGATACCGACCTGCGCGACAAGTTCAACGAGGCGATCAAGTCGACGCTTGCCGACGGCACGGTCAAGACCCTGTCGATGAAGTGGTTCAAGATGGACGTCAGCCCGCAGCAGTAA
- a CDS encoding ABC transporter permease: MASLELLGFGSTGWGALLIAATLMTLAVTATALAIGAVLGAIVAAAKLSGNLILVTLGNVYTTVFRGVPELLIIYLIYFGGSSAVTAIGKAMGYEGFLGLPSFIAGALAVGIISGSYQAEVFRGAFLAISKGELEAASAIGMHRGMRLRRIIMPQVFRLAIPGLGNVWQLSLKDSALISVTGLAELMRTSQVAAGSTRQYFLFFIAGGCLYLLLTSLSDRIFNGAERRANRSMPASAMGQA; the protein is encoded by the coding sequence ATGGCAAGTTTGGAACTGCTTGGCTTCGGCTCGACGGGATGGGGCGCGCTGCTCATTGCCGCCACCTTGATGACGCTGGCCGTCACGGCAACGGCGCTGGCGATCGGCGCGGTGCTCGGCGCGATCGTCGCGGCGGCGAAACTCTCCGGCAATCTTATCCTCGTCACGCTTGGCAACGTCTATACGACGGTGTTTCGTGGCGTGCCCGAACTGTTGATCATCTATCTCATCTATTTCGGCGGCTCCTCGGCCGTCACCGCGATCGGCAAGGCAATGGGTTACGAGGGTTTCCTCGGCTTGCCCTCCTTTATCGCAGGCGCGCTTGCCGTCGGCATCATCTCCGGCTCCTACCAGGCGGAGGTGTTCCGTGGCGCCTTCCTTGCCATCTCCAAGGGCGAGCTCGAAGCCGCCTCGGCGATCGGCATGCATCGTGGCATGCGTCTTCGCCGCATCATCATGCCGCAGGTGTTTCGCCTCGCCATTCCCGGCCTCGGTAACGTGTGGCAGCTCAGTCTCAAGGATTCGGCGCTGATCTCCGTCACCGGGCTTGCCGAGCTGATGCGCACCAGCCAGGTTGCGGCAGGCTCGACCCGGCAATATTTCCTGTTCTTCATCGCCGGCGGTTGCCTCTATCTGCTCCTGACCAGCCTTTCGGACCGCATCTTCAACGGGGCGGAGCGCCGCGCCAACCGCAGCATGCCGGCATCCGCCATGGGCCAGGCGTAA
- a CDS encoding ABC transporter permease, with protein MDFIFIASTLVTLLKAVPTTLILFSLSILTGGLLALVIVWMRTSGNPVLSSFAKGYIFIFRGSPLLIQMFLVFYGLGQFGFIRYSFLWPFLREPMVCAVLSLALCTAGYTAEIFRGGIRAVSPKEIEAARSIGMSGFLLVRRILAPIAFRHALPAYSTEIVLMMKSTALASLVTVWEVTGVAQRLISQTYRTMEVFLCAAIIYLVLNFIILQGMALLEYSLSRHRRAAPQALKA; from the coding sequence ATGGATTTCATCTTCATCGCCTCGACCTTGGTCACCCTGCTCAAGGCCGTACCGACGACGCTCATCCTGTTTTCGCTGTCGATCCTCACCGGTGGCCTGCTGGCGCTCGTCATCGTCTGGATGCGGACCAGCGGCAACCCGGTGCTTTCAAGCTTCGCCAAAGGCTATATCTTCATCTTCCGCGGCTCACCGCTGCTGATCCAGATGTTTCTGGTCTTCTACGGCCTCGGCCAGTTCGGCTTCATCCGCTATTCCTTCCTCTGGCCATTCCTGCGTGAGCCGATGGTCTGCGCCGTGCTGTCACTGGCGCTCTGCACGGCCGGCTACACGGCGGAGATCTTTCGCGGCGGCATTCGCGCCGTCTCGCCGAAGGAGATCGAAGCGGCGCGCTCGATCGGCATGTCCGGCTTCCTGCTGGTCCGTCGCATCCTGGCGCCGATCGCCTTCCGCCATGCGCTACCGGCCTATTCCACCGAGATCGTGCTGATGATGAAGTCGACGGCGCTCGCAAGCCTCGTCACCGTCTGGGAAGTGACCGGCGTCGCCCAGCGGTTGATCTCGCAGACCTACCGCACGATGGAAGTCTTTCTCTGCGCGGCGATCATCTATCTCGTCCTCAACTTCATCATCCTGCAGGGCATGGCCCTGCTCGAATATTCGCTGTCCCGACACCGCCGCGCGGCCCCGCAGGCGCTGAAGGCGTAG
- a CDS encoding ABC transporter ATP-binding protein, translating into MPGVTRLSVRNIRKSFGTHEVLRGISLDAEDGDVISLLGASGSGKSTFLRCINMLETASDGEIWVDGEEVRMVHKGGRSKPASQKQVDHIRSELGMVFQSFNLWSHMTILQNVIEGPIHVLKRPRADCIAEAEALLEKVGIADKRHAYPAHLSGGQQQRAAIARALAMKPKVMLFDEPTSALDPELVGEVLRVMRALAEEGMTMLVVTHEMSFARNVSNRVVFMREGLIESSGKPDEMFTGGATPAFRQFIGHFGSGQ; encoded by the coding sequence ATGCCAGGCGTAACCCGACTATCGGTCCGCAATATCCGCAAGAGCTTCGGTACGCACGAGGTCTTGCGCGGCATTTCCCTCGATGCGGAAGACGGTGATGTGATTTCGCTGCTCGGCGCCTCCGGCTCCGGCAAGTCGACCTTTCTGCGCTGTATCAACATGCTCGAAACCGCCAGCGACGGCGAGATCTGGGTCGACGGCGAGGAGGTCCGCATGGTGCACAAGGGCGGGCGGAGCAAGCCGGCCAGCCAGAAGCAGGTGGACCATATCCGCTCCGAGCTCGGCATGGTGTTCCAGTCCTTCAATCTCTGGTCCCACATGACGATCCTGCAGAACGTCATCGAGGGCCCGATCCATGTGCTGAAGCGGCCGCGCGCCGACTGCATCGCCGAGGCCGAAGCGCTGCTTGAAAAGGTCGGCATCGCCGATAAACGCCACGCCTATCCCGCCCATCTCTCCGGCGGCCAGCAGCAGCGCGCGGCAATCGCCCGGGCGCTGGCGATGAAGCCGAAGGTGATGCTGTTCGACGAGCCGACCTCGGCGCTCGATCCGGAGCTTGTCGGCGAGGTGCTGCGCGTCATGCGCGCGCTTGCCGAGGAAGGCATGACCATGCTCGTCGTCACCCATGAGATGAGCTTTGCCCGCAACGTCTCGAACCGCGTCGTCTTCATGCGCGAGGGCCTGATCGAAAGCAGCGGCAAGCCGGACGAGATGTTCACCGGCGGCGCGACCCCCGCCTTCCGCCAGTTCATCGGCCATTTCGGAAGCGGTCAATGA
- a CDS encoding HAL/PAL/TAL family ammonia-lyase: MTITIDKVLTWRDVARVGAGEALALSPVAWVRVEQASRIVASIVETGVRAYGVNTGVGALADTVVDRASQSLLSRSIVLSHACCVGPLLAAREVRAIIAAGIANFAHGHSGVRREIVEHLAAILKHDCIPDVPSKGSAGYLVHNAHIALVLIGEGSAHLDGRRMSGREALAAIGLEPLVLGAKEGLSLVNGTACATGLTSVALSRAERLLDWADAIAALTLEAAGCQIAAFDATVLALRPSAGIEKVGATLRARLQGSGLVAAAFGRRTQDALSLRSVPHAHGAARDVFDNSARVVNQELASVTDNPAVSGTPEQPIVSSEAHAVAPALGQAADSLAIALAQIGAISERRMDRLVNPLVSGLPPFLASDAGSHSGFMIAQYTAAALSNENRRLAAPAAMDGGLTSGLQEDFLAHPTAAAGKLLTVIDNAEYILAIELMAAAQAHDFLAATAARAAGTDLVYKAVRKHVSHYGDERPLNGDIEAVRSLIRETAPPL, from the coding sequence ATGACGATCACGATCGATAAAGTGCTGACCTGGCGCGACGTCGCGCGCGTCGGGGCAGGGGAAGCGCTCGCGCTGTCGCCGGTCGCCTGGGTACGTGTCGAGCAGGCAAGCCGCATCGTCGCCAGCATCGTCGAGACGGGGGTACGCGCCTATGGCGTCAATACCGGCGTCGGGGCGCTGGCCGATACGGTGGTCGATCGCGCCTCGCAGAGCCTGTTGTCGCGCAGCATCGTGCTCAGCCATGCCTGCTGCGTCGGACCATTGCTGGCCGCCCGCGAGGTGCGCGCCATCATCGCCGCCGGGATTGCCAATTTCGCCCATGGCCATTCCGGCGTGCGGCGCGAGATCGTCGAGCATCTTGCGGCCATACTGAAACATGATTGCATTCCCGACGTGCCGTCCAAGGGCTCTGCCGGTTATCTCGTCCACAATGCCCATATTGCGCTTGTTCTGATCGGCGAAGGCAGCGCTCACCTGGACGGTCGGCGCATGAGCGGTCGCGAGGCGCTTGCCGCGATAGGGCTCGAACCGCTGGTGCTCGGCGCCAAGGAGGGCTTGAGCTTGGTCAACGGCACGGCCTGCGCCACGGGCCTGACCAGTGTCGCGCTTTCGCGCGCCGAGCGGCTGCTCGATTGGGCCGATGCGATCGCAGCACTGACGCTGGAAGCGGCGGGCTGCCAGATCGCCGCCTTCGACGCGACCGTGCTGGCGCTGCGCCCATCGGCGGGAATCGAGAAAGTGGGCGCGACGCTGCGTGCGCGGCTTCAGGGCAGCGGCCTTGTCGCCGCCGCCTTCGGCCGGCGCACGCAGGATGCGCTCAGCCTTCGTTCGGTGCCGCATGCGCATGGCGCCGCCCGCGATGTCTTCGACAATTCCGCCCGCGTCGTCAATCAGGAGCTTGCTTCGGTGACGGACAATCCGGCTGTCTCAGGCACGCCGGAACAACCGATCGTCTCCTCCGAGGCCCATGCGGTTGCCCCGGCGCTCGGGCAGGCGGCAGATAGCCTGGCGATTGCGCTCGCGCAGATCGGCGCGATCAGCGAACGGCGCATGGACCGGCTGGTCAATCCGCTGGTGAGCGGCCTGCCGCCCTTCCTCGCCAGCGATGCCGGCAGCCATTCCGGGTTCATGATCGCCCAATATACCGCTGCCGCACTCAGCAACGAGAACCGCCGCCTTGCCGCACCCGCGGCCATGGACGGCGGGCTGACCTCGGGCCTGCAGGAGGATTTTCTCGCGCACCCGACGGCCGCGGCCGGCAAGCTGCTCACCGTCATCGACAACGCCGAATATATCCTGGCGATCGAATTGATGGCGGCGGCACAGGCGCATGATTTCCTGGCGGCGACGGCGGCGCGGGCGGCAGGCACGGACCTTGTCTATAAAGCCGTGCGGAAACATGTTTCCCATTACGGCGACGAGCGGCCGCTCAACGGCGATATCGAGGCTGTCCGCAGCCTGATCCGCGAGACTGCGCCGCCGCTATAA